In the Armatimonadota bacterium genome, one interval contains:
- a CDS encoding YedE-related selenium metabolism membrane protein — protein MRRLSGLLVSRWGPILTGALVGILAAILVKLGNPGNMGICVACFSRDIAGGLGLHRAEVVQYIRPEIIGFVLGALIAALAFGEFRPRAGSAPVIRFLLGGFSVVGALIFLGCPWRAYLRLAGGDLNAIPGILGLIGGILLGLVFLRRGFSLGRNHPVPAPVGWVMPGLALGLLVLVMFAPQFGQDAEGNPAGPVFFSKTGPGSQHAPLLISLAAGVLIGFLAQRSRFCTVGAIRDAVLLKDNHLLSGVVALVFAALAANLALGQFKLGFEDQPVAHGQTLWNFAGMVLSGLAFTLAGGCPGRQVFLSGEGDSDAAIFSIGMVVGAGFAHNFSLASSPAGASPFAAMAVLLGLAFCCVVGLTMREG, from the coding sequence ATGCGCCGGTTGTCCGGACTGCTTGTGTCACGATGGGGACCAATACTGACGGGCGCGCTCGTCGGCATCCTGGCGGCGATTCTGGTCAAGCTCGGGAATCCCGGGAACATGGGTATCTGCGTGGCGTGCTTCAGCCGGGACATCGCCGGGGGACTGGGGCTGCATCGGGCGGAGGTCGTCCAGTACATCCGACCCGAGATCATCGGGTTCGTTCTGGGGGCGCTCATCGCAGCCCTGGCCTTCGGTGAGTTCCGTCCGCGCGCCGGGTCGGCGCCGGTGATCCGGTTCCTCCTCGGAGGGTTCTCGGTGGTGGGCGCACTCATCTTTCTTGGCTGCCCCTGGCGAGCATATCTGCGCCTGGCAGGCGGCGATCTGAACGCGATTCCCGGCATCCTGGGGCTCATCGGCGGGATACTGCTGGGCCTGGTGTTCCTGCGCCGGGGCTTCAGCCTGGGGAGGAACCATCCTGTGCCCGCGCCGGTGGGCTGGGTCATGCCGGGGCTTGCGCTGGGGCTGCTGGTGCTGGTCATGTTTGCGCCGCAGTTCGGACAAGACGCCGAAGGGAACCCGGCGGGCCCGGTGTTCTTCTCGAAGACCGGGCCGGGAAGCCAGCACGCGCCTCTGCTCATCTCTCTGGCGGCGGGGGTTCTTATTGGATTTCTGGCCCAGCGCAGCCGGTTTTGTACCGTCGGTGCAATTCGCGATGCTGTTCTGCTGAAAGACAACCACCTGCTCAGCGGCGTGGTCGCGCTGGTCTTTGCTGCACTCGCGGCCAATCTCGCGCTGGGGCAGTTCAAGCTCGGCTTTGAAGACCAGCCCGTGGCCCATGGGCAGACGCTGTGGAACTTCGCGGGAATGGTCCTATCGGGGCTGGCATTTACACTGGCGGGGGGCTGCCCGGGCAGACAAGTCTTCCTGTCCGGAGAAGGAGATTCGGACGCAGCGATATTCAGCATCGGCATGGTGGTGGGCGCCGGGTTCGCGCACAACTTCAGTCTGGCTTCCTCACCTGCGGGGGCCAGTCCCTTCGCCGCGATGGCGGTCCTGCTGGGCCTTGCTTTCTGCTGCGTTGTGGGTCTCACTATGCGCGAGGGCTAA
- a CDS encoding sulfurtransferase TusA family protein encodes MDDQTTVDARGLSCPQPAFMTKKALDAAGSGCVRVLVDNAASRDNVARLVTNAGWRVTVEEDEGGVFCLTCEK; translated from the coding sequence ATGGACGATCAGACTACGGTAGATGCGAGGGGACTCTCGTGTCCCCAGCCGGCGTTCATGACGAAGAAGGCCCTGGATGCCGCCGGGAGCGGTTGCGTGCGAGTGCTCGTGGACAACGCCGCATCGCGAGACAACGTGGCCCGACTGGTGACCAATGCCGGTTGGCGGGTGACGGTCGAGGAAGATGAAGGTGGGGTTTTCTGCCTAACTTGCGAGAAATAG
- a CDS encoding GNAT family N-acetyltransferase, with the protein MSLLIKMIRPNLDGLPAIALPAGYRLATAEEFDDPAHIWADIVSASFPDTVWTADYVHEHYMDKEQYDPAGVFFVMAGNEVASTAFAWRDEPGERVCGRVHWVGTRPNHRRRGLASSAVIAVLRYFRDHGFASAFLETSPPLIPAIRAYFALGFQAEPRNDAERVAWEEVVSKIRDLG; encoded by the coding sequence GTGTCCCTTTTGATCAAGATGATCCGGCCCAATCTGGACGGACTTCCTGCCATTGCCCTGCCTGCGGGCTACCGTCTTGCGACGGCTGAAGAGTTCGACGATCCGGCTCACATATGGGCCGACATCGTGAGCGCGTCCTTTCCCGACACGGTCTGGACCGCCGACTATGTCCATGAGCATTACATGGACAAGGAGCAGTACGACCCGGCGGGGGTGTTCTTCGTCATGGCCGGGAACGAGGTCGCCAGTACGGCTTTCGCGTGGCGGGACGAGCCTGGAGAGAGGGTCTGCGGGCGGGTTCACTGGGTCGGTACCCGTCCGAACCATCGACGGCGCGGGCTTGCGTCGTCGGCGGTTATTGCGGTGCTGCGATACTTTCGTGACCACGGATTTGCGAGCGCGTTCCTGGAGACCAGTCCGCCGCTGATTCCGGCCATCCGGGCCTATTTCGCCCTTGGGTTCCAGGCGGAGCCGCGGAATGATGCGGAGCGGGTGGCCTGGGAAGAAGTGGTGTCGAAGATCCGCGACCTGGGTTGA